In one Mucilaginibacter ginsenosidivorax genomic region, the following are encoded:
- the vapC gene encoding type II toxin-antitoxin system VapC family toxin, whose amino-acid sequence MNKEIFLVDTSVWVNFFKGIETESSKFLISNLNNIIIATCPTIVQEMLQGVTSNVSERIVKSHFDNLTKLHEDAYDMAVKAAELYRDLRTKGVTIRKPNDCLIAIYAMSNKLTLLHDDRDFQFIAQHSSLKVMSFHE is encoded by the coding sequence TTGAATAAGGAGATTTTTTTAGTTGATACATCGGTATGGGTCAACTTTTTTAAGGGAATTGAAACAGAATCCAGTAAGTTTTTAATAAGCAACCTGAATAACATTATTATTGCTACTTGTCCCACTATAGTTCAGGAGATGTTACAGGGTGTAACATCAAATGTTAGTGAACGCATAGTTAAATCACATTTTGATAATTTGACTAAACTCCATGAAGATGCTTATGATATGGCAGTAAAAGCTGCGGAATTATACCGAGATCTTCGAACAAAGGGAGTAACAATTCGCAAACCCAATGATTGCTTAATAGCGATTTATGCTATGAGTAATAAGCTTACTTTATTACACGACGACAGGGATTTTCAATTCATAGCCCAACACTCATCGTTGAAAGTAATGAGCTTTCATGAATGA
- the hemL gene encoding glutamate-1-semialdehyde 2,1-aminomutase has protein sequence MLDSIKKMFSGEANEPVNTTGKPDISREKSAELYARAKTYFPGGVNSPVRAFKSVYGTPLFIQKGDGSHIWDADGNEFIDYCCSWGPLILGHNNTKVREKVIEVMQNGMSFGAPTALENELAELILKNNKFIEKLRFVSSGTEAVMSAIRLARGYTKRDKILKFEGCYHGHTDALLVKAGSGLVTFGETSSAGVPKAFVDETIVVSLNDKEALTLAFNEFKDQIAAVIIEPIPANNGLLLQEKEYLQFLRDICTQNGTLLIFDEVISGFRVGFEGAAGYYQIKPDIITYGKIIGGGLPVGCYGASAEIMGNVSPDGGVYQAGTLSGNPVAMAAGIAQLTELLRMGFYRDLNNKREEFTEAIQRFATARNYKFKVFGVGSIFWFAFTDKEYIRKAEDIDAASMEKFKKFHRELINRGIYLGPSGYEVGFISSAHTKIDLEKTKRAIFDSLDLVFSNK, from the coding sequence ATGTTAGATTCAATAAAAAAGATGTTTTCGGGCGAGGCTAATGAACCGGTGAATACTACGGGGAAGCCTGATATTAGCAGGGAGAAAAGTGCCGAGCTTTATGCCAGGGCCAAAACTTACTTTCCGGGTGGGGTTAACTCTCCCGTGAGGGCGTTTAAATCGGTATATGGCACGCCCTTGTTTATTCAAAAAGGCGATGGCAGCCACATTTGGGATGCCGATGGCAACGAGTTTATTGACTACTGTTGCTCATGGGGGCCGCTCATCCTTGGTCATAACAATACCAAAGTACGGGAGAAGGTTATTGAAGTGATGCAAAACGGCATGTCGTTTGGCGCACCAACCGCTTTGGAAAATGAACTGGCCGAACTAATCCTGAAGAACAATAAATTTATTGAAAAACTGCGTTTTGTAAGTTCAGGTACCGAAGCGGTTATGTCGGCCATCAGGCTGGCCCGTGGTTATACCAAACGCGATAAGATCCTGAAATTTGAAGGCTGCTACCACGGCCATACCGATGCTTTGCTGGTTAAGGCAGGATCGGGCCTGGTTACCTTTGGCGAAACTTCGTCTGCAGGCGTACCAAAGGCCTTTGTTGATGAAACCATCGTAGTATCCCTGAACGATAAGGAAGCCCTTACCCTGGCTTTTAATGAATTTAAAGACCAGATTGCAGCCGTCATCATCGAGCCTATCCCAGCCAATAACGGCTTGCTGTTACAGGAAAAAGAATACCTGCAATTTTTACGTGATATCTGCACCCAAAACGGCACACTATTGATATTTGATGAAGTAATCTCGGGTTTCCGGGTTGGTTTTGAAGGTGCGGCCGGTTACTACCAGATTAAGCCCGATATTATTACCTATGGCAAAATCATTGGCGGTGGCTTGCCTGTTGGCTGCTATGGCGCATCGGCCGAAATTATGGGTAATGTATCGCCCGATGGCGGTGTTTACCAGGCCGGTACATTATCTGGCAACCCGGTAGCTATGGCTGCAGGTATTGCCCAGCTGACCGAGCTTTTGCGCATGGGCTTTTACCGCGACCTTAATAATAAGAGAGAAGAATTTACCGAGGCTATACAGCGTTTTGCTACAGCCCGCAACTATAAATTTAAGGTTTTTGGTGTCGGATCGATATTCTGGTTTGCTTTTACAGATAAAGAGTATATTCGTAAAGCCGAAGATATTGATGCAGCAAGCATGGAAAAATTTAAAAAATTCCACCGCGAACTGATAAACCGGGGTATTTACCTGGGTCCATCAGGCTACGAAGTTGGTTTTATATCATCGGCCCATACCAAAATTGATTTAGAAAAAACCAAACGCGCTATTTTTGATAGCTTAGATTTGGTTTTTAGTAACAAATAA
- the hemC gene encoding hydroxymethylbilane synthase produces the protein MDRKLIIGTRGSELALWQANFVKDSLAAINITAELKIIKTQGDRILNLSFDKLEGKGFFTKELEEELLAGSIDLAVHSHKDLPTENPPGLIIAAVSEREDPSELLLILKDCVDVHQKLSVKYGAIVGTSSNRRKAQLLAYRPDLEIEELRGNVPTRIGKLRDEKYDAIMLAKAGVSRLNIDLSEFHVEELTPAELIPAPAQGALAIQIREADQELFEAMQALHHADVAEELAVERTVLKLFGGGCHLPLGCYCRKEDDVYQVFTSKANEGDEFPDRVFLKSDTTEGLAQKVVAMFDTNRKLAQSVFITRDLSEQSYFRKALEKHGINIDARSLIRTVPVINKLDPYILRDINWIFFSSKNAVEYFFALKPQLPSKVKFGVMGSGSEDTLRRNGYFAAYVGESGDTAEVAADFAALANGTKVLFPGAEGSLRSIQQGLSAETKIIDLTVYETVIEEDVEGTGADVLVFTSPSNVEAYFQDNLLEPNQQVIAIGKSTGKKFDEMGTRYTLPFSPDEVGLAEAVFGTTCLTNRC, from the coding sequence TTGGACAGAAAACTGATAATAGGAACACGTGGCAGCGAATTAGCGCTGTGGCAGGCTAATTTTGTAAAAGATAGCCTTGCCGCCATCAACATTACCGCCGAGTTAAAGATCATTAAAACACAGGGCGACCGTATCCTCAACCTCAGCTTTGATAAGCTGGAAGGTAAAGGCTTTTTCACCAAAGAATTAGAAGAAGAATTATTAGCCGGCTCCATCGACCTTGCGGTACACTCGCATAAAGATTTGCCGACCGAAAACCCTCCGGGACTCATCATCGCAGCAGTTTCAGAACGGGAAGACCCATCTGAACTGTTGCTGATATTGAAAGATTGTGTAGATGTACATCAAAAGTTATCTGTTAAATACGGAGCTATTGTTGGCACATCATCCAACAGGCGCAAGGCCCAGTTACTGGCTTACCGCCCCGACCTGGAGATAGAAGAGTTACGTGGCAATGTACCTACCCGCATAGGCAAACTGCGCGACGAAAAGTATGATGCCATTATGCTGGCCAAGGCTGGTGTAAGCCGTTTAAACATCGATTTAAGCGAGTTTCACGTAGAGGAACTAACCCCTGCCGAGCTAATCCCTGCACCTGCACAGGGCGCTTTGGCCATACAGATACGTGAAGCCGACCAGGAACTTTTTGAAGCCATGCAAGCGCTGCACCACGCGGATGTAGCCGAGGAATTGGCTGTTGAACGTACCGTTTTAAAACTATTTGGCGGCGGCTGTCACCTGCCTCTGGGCTGCTATTGCCGCAAGGAGGATGATGTATACCAGGTATTTACATCAAAAGCCAATGAAGGTGATGAATTCCCTGATAGGGTGTTCCTGAAATCGGATACTACGGAGGGCCTTGCCCAAAAAGTTGTAGCTATGTTTGATACCAATCGCAAACTGGCACAAAGCGTATTTATAACCCGCGATCTTTCGGAGCAAAGCTATTTCCGCAAGGCATTGGAAAAACATGGTATTAATATAGATGCCCGTTCGCTTATCCGCACCGTACCCGTTATCAACAAGCTTGATCCTTATATTTTAAGAGATATCAACTGGATATTTTTCAGCAGTAAAAATGCGGTAGAATATTTCTTTGCGCTAAAACCGCAATTGCCCTCAAAAGTAAAATTTGGCGTAATGGGCTCGGGATCTGAAGATACACTGCGCCGTAATGGCTACTTTGCAGCTTATGTTGGCGAAAGCGGCGATACCGCCGAGGTTGCGGCAGATTTTGCGGCTTTGGCCAACGGCACTAAAGTATTATTCCCCGGCGCCGAAGGCTCATTACGCAGCATACAACAAGGTTTATCTGCCGAAACCAAAATAATTGACCTTACAGTATACGAAACCGTAATTGAAGAAGACGTAGAAGGAACCGGCGCCGATGTACTGGTTTTTACAAGCCCATCCAACGTTGAGGCGTATTTTCAGGATAACCTGTTAGAACCCAACCAGCAGGTAATTGCCATTGGTAAATCAACAGGCAAAAAATTCGACGAAATGGGCACCCGGTACACATTACCGTTTTCGCCCGACGAAGTAGGCCTGGCCGAAGCCGTTTTTGGAACAACCTGTTTAACCAACAGGTGTTAA
- a CDS encoding tetratricopeptide repeat protein has product MFSNRVRIFIAFVFLLSLGLLLYLRIYELAAVAVLMILLLIWDYFKQGTLVVAAKYFHHKEFDKAEASLKEISKPEWLSKKRRGYYEFIYGGICVQKQDFKAAEQHYEIAAQYPLRSVNDHVAALVTVANISIRHNDYDKAKAYLQLAEQHADKITAKMKDVINKLHKEIKQK; this is encoded by the coding sequence ATGTTCAGTAACCGGGTGCGCATATTTATTGCATTTGTTTTCCTACTGTCGTTAGGCTTGCTGCTGTACCTGCGCATTTATGAGCTTGCGGCCGTTGCTGTTTTGATGATTTTGTTGCTAATATGGGATTACTTTAAACAGGGAACCCTGGTGGTTGCGGCCAAGTATTTTCATCATAAGGAATTTGACAAGGCAGAGGCCTCATTAAAAGAGATCAGCAAACCCGAATGGCTTAGTAAAAAGCGCCGGGGTTATTATGAATTTATTTACGGCGGTATTTGTGTGCAAAAACAGGATTTTAAAGCAGCCGAACAACATTATGAGATTGCAGCCCAATACCCGCTTCGGTCTGTAAACGATCATGTAGCCGCGTTGGTTACGGTGGCCAATATAAGTATAAGGCATAATGATTATGATAAAGCCAAAGCCTACCTGCAATTGGCCGAGCAGCATGCCGATAAAATTACCGCCAAAATGAAGGATGTTATAAACAAACTTCACAAAGAGATTAAACAAAAATAG
- a CDS encoding response regulator transcription factor translates to MPNKKRILLAEDEEHLLEAIKLNLELEGYKVSTAKNGKKALQLFKEERFNLVILDVMMPEIDGFVVAETIRLENTEVPIMFLTAKNTNEDKISGLKKGADDYLTKPFNLEELILRVNNLVKRSLKGDDLKEFNSYKIGEKTIHFNSFELVNEDGSITPLTKKETMLLKLLIERRNDAVSREQILETVWNYDVYPSTRTIDNFILTFRKYFEPDPKNPVYFHSIRGVGYKFTDNQH, encoded by the coding sequence ATGCCTAACAAAAAAAGAATTCTATTAGCCGAAGACGAAGAGCATTTGTTGGAAGCCATTAAACTTAACCTTGAGCTGGAAGGTTATAAAGTTTCGACAGCTAAAAATGGTAAAAAGGCTTTGCAGTTGTTTAAAGAGGAGCGTTTTAACCTGGTTATATTAGATGTAATGATGCCCGAAATTGACGGCTTTGTGGTTGCAGAAACCATCCGCCTTGAAAATACCGAGGTGCCTATCATGTTTCTTACAGCCAAAAACACCAATGAGGATAAAATTTCGGGCCTAAAAAAAGGTGCCGATGATTATTTAACCAAACCGTTTAACCTGGAAGAGCTTATTTTAAGGGTAAACAACCTGGTAAAACGCAGCCTGAAAGGCGATGACCTAAAAGAGTTTAACAGCTACAAAATAGGCGAAAAAACCATCCACTTTAACTCGTTTGAGCTGGTGAATGAAGATGGTTCTATCACGCCGCTTACCAAAAAAGAAACCATGTTACTGAAGCTTTTAATTGAGCGCCGTAACGATGCCGTATCGCGCGAGCAGATATTGGAAACTGTTTGGAACTATGATGTATACCCATCAACCCGTACTATCGATAACTTTATCCTAACCTTCCGCAAGTACTTTGAACCAGATCCTAAAAACCCGGTTTATTTTCACTCTATCCGTGGTGTAGGCTATAAATTTACCGATAATCAGCACTAA
- a CDS encoding CopD family protein: MYEYVLAIHIIFVVCWMAGLFYMVRLFIYHTEAQAKPEPDRSILSAQFEVMEKKLWYIIAVPSMFIVLAAGTTMVCIKPGFMLMAWLPIKLGFVIGLIIYHYICQHKMKQMRKGIFKWTSTQLRLWNELATILLFAIVFLAVKKDGLSWIFGVVGIVSLGVILMIAVKIYKRFREKR, from the coding sequence ATGTACGAATACGTTCTCGCCATACATATCATTTTTGTAGTCTGCTGGATGGCGGGACTATTTTATATGGTGCGCCTGTTTATTTACCATACCGAGGCACAAGCCAAGCCCGAGCCAGACCGCAGTATCCTATCGGCCCAGTTCGAGGTTATGGAGAAGAAGCTATGGTATATCATTGCTGTGCCCTCCATGTTTATCGTGCTGGCTGCCGGAACAACCATGGTATGTATAAAACCTGGCTTTATGCTGATGGCCTGGCTGCCGATAAAACTTGGTTTTGTTATCGGGCTTATAATTTACCACTACATTTGCCAGCACAAAATGAAGCAGATGCGCAAAGGTATTTTTAAATGGACATCAACCCAATTACGCCTATGGAATGAGTTGGCCACCATTTTACTTTTCGCAATAGTATTTCTTGCAGTAAAAAAAGATGGCTTAAGCTGGATATTTGGGGTTGTGGGAATAGTATCGCTGGGTGTGATATTAATGATTGCGGTGAAAATTTATAAGCGGTTCAGGGAGAAGAGATAA
- the hemE gene encoding uroporphyrinogen decarboxylase, producing MRDSLLIKAAFSEKTERPPVWMMRQAGRFMKEYWDIKNKYSFLEMCKTPELAADVTMLPVNLLGIDGAILFSDILVTGEAMGGDLSFNAGTGPKFANPVRTQKDIDNLQTDVGDKLQYVADAIKVIQQRLNGSIPLIGFAGAPFTVMSYLVEGGSSKDFKLTKLMLHNEPAMAHQLLSKIATVTANYLNLQIEAGVNAVQIFDSWAQALAWDDYKEFSHYYIQQIISKLNRKDIPVISFCKGSSVFAPLMAEAKPDVVSIDWNVDLLDIKKRLPAGVAVQGNLDPHILYADKKVIKDRIYRLFDRMKDEPGFIFNLGHGIMPDIPFDNVKYAVDIIKEYAP from the coding sequence ATGAGAGATTCGTTATTAATAAAAGCAGCTTTTTCCGAAAAAACAGAACGGCCACCGGTGTGGATGATGCGCCAGGCAGGCCGTTTCATGAAAGAATATTGGGACATTAAAAACAAGTATTCCTTTTTGGAAATGTGCAAAACACCGGAGCTTGCCGCCGATGTTACCATGCTGCCGGTTAATTTATTAGGCATTGATGGCGCCATCCTGTTTTCGGACATACTGGTTACAGGCGAAGCCATGGGCGGCGATTTGAGTTTCAATGCCGGCACAGGCCCTAAGTTTGCTAACCCTGTACGTACACAAAAAGATATTGATAACCTGCAAACCGATGTAGGCGATAAATTACAGTATGTTGCCGATGCCATTAAAGTGATTCAGCAGCGTTTAAATGGCAGCATCCCGCTAATTGGTTTTGCAGGGGCGCCATTTACTGTGATGAGCTACCTGGTTGAAGGTGGGTCGTCGAAAGATTTTAAGCTCACCAAATTGATGCTGCACAATGAGCCGGCAATGGCCCATCAGCTGTTATCAAAAATAGCAACTGTTACAGCCAACTACTTGAACCTCCAGATTGAAGCCGGCGTAAACGCGGTACAAATCTTTGATAGCTGGGCGCAGGCTTTGGCGTGGGATGATTATAAAGAGTTTAGCCATTACTACATCCAGCAGATCATCAGCAAGCTTAATCGTAAGGATATCCCGGTGATATCGTTCTGCAAAGGCAGCTCGGTTTTTGCGCCGTTAATGGCCGAGGCTAAGCCGGACGTGGTATCGATAGACTGGAATGTTGATTTGCTGGACATCAAAAAACGTTTACCTGCCGGTGTAGCCGTGCAAGGTAACCTTGATCCGCATATATTATACGCCGATAAAAAAGTAATTAAAGACCGCATATACCGCCTGTTCGACCGGATGAAGGATGAGCCCGGCTTCATTTTCAACCTGGGCCACGGCATTATGCCCGATATCCCGTTTGATAATGTGAAATACGCGGTAGATATTATAAAGGAATACGCCCCCTAA
- a CDS encoding metal-dependent hydrolase family protein, whose product MKKTIATIILLIFCLPAFAQKTETYILLKPDRVFDGEQMHPGWWVLVNGNHIEAAGEPATIKIPDNTKVIDLKGTTLMPGLIEGHSHLFLHPYNETAWNDQVLGESRAERTARAVNHARATLMAGFTTVRDLGTEGAAYDDAGLKTAIEKGIIPGPRMLVATRAIVATGSYGPKTEVAEASIIKGGEEADGIDGIARIVRSQIGHGADVVKIYVDYRWGLNGTAAPTFTEEELKVAVQVAKSSGRTVAVHSSTTEGMRRAIAAGVTTIEHGDGGTPELFKLMKEKGIALCPTLNATESISGYKGWKKGIDPAPAGVKQKHYIFTEALKAGVTICMGGDVGVFSHGDNAQEMILMTEYGMKSLAVLRSATSVNAAVFGLKDLGNIKAGCLADLVAVNGNPVEDMKVLKMVKLVVKDGVVVKE is encoded by the coding sequence ATGAAGAAAACAATAGCCACAATAATACTCCTCATTTTTTGCTTGCCCGCATTTGCCCAAAAAACAGAAACCTATATATTACTTAAACCCGACCGTGTTTTCGACGGTGAGCAGATGCACCCTGGCTGGTGGGTACTGGTAAATGGTAACCATATTGAAGCAGCAGGGGAGCCCGCTACGATAAAAATACCCGACAATACTAAGGTGATTGACCTGAAGGGCACAACGCTGATGCCCGGACTAATTGAAGGCCACTCGCACCTTTTCCTGCATCCTTATAATGAAACCGCCTGGAACGACCAGGTACTTGGCGAAAGCCGTGCCGAACGTACCGCCCGAGCGGTTAACCATGCCCGAGCAACTTTAATGGCTGGCTTTACTACCGTGCGCGACCTGGGTACCGAAGGGGCTGCCTATGATGATGCGGGTTTGAAAACTGCGATTGAAAAAGGCATAATCCCCGGCCCCAGGATGTTGGTGGCCACCCGGGCAATTGTAGCTACCGGCAGTTACGGCCCTAAAACTGAAGTTGCCGAAGCCAGCATAATTAAAGGCGGCGAAGAAGCTGATGGTATTGATGGAATAGCAAGGATAGTACGGTCGCAAATTGGCCATGGGGCAGATGTAGTGAAAATTTATGTGGATTATCGCTGGGGGTTAAACGGTACCGCAGCTCCCACCTTTACCGAAGAAGAACTGAAGGTAGCTGTACAGGTAGCAAAAAGCAGCGGCCGCACGGTTGCCGTACATTCGTCAACTACCGAAGGCATGCGCCGGGCTATAGCGGCAGGCGTAACCACCATTGAGCATGGCGACGGCGGAACACCGGAACTGTTTAAGCTGATGAAGGAAAAGGGTATAGCCTTATGCCCAACCCTCAACGCTACGGAATCCATTTCAGGCTACAAAGGCTGGAAGAAGGGCATCGACCCGGCCCCGGCAGGAGTAAAGCAAAAGCATTACATTTTTACCGAGGCATTAAAGGCCGGTGTTACTATTTGTATGGGCGGCGATGTTGGTGTATTCAGCCACGGCGATAATGCACAGGAAATGATATTAATGACCGAATACGGCATGAAATCCTTAGCGGTACTGCGCTCGGCAACATCGGTTAACGCCGCCGTTTTTGGATTGAAGGATTTAGGGAATATCAAGGCCGGATGCCTGGCAGACTTAGTTGCAGTGAATGGTAACCCGGTTGAGGATATGAAAGTTTTAAAAATGGTGAAGTTGGTAGTGAAAGATGGGGTGGTGGTAAAAGAATAA
- a CDS encoding DNRLRE domain-containing protein produces the protein MKTHKLIPVTGLIVFFALAACQKNTVTPTVQKVVAKAEPDVTITLPKDSVLLTGTDGNPADVAVGYLWSQISGPGEASIVNESSASATAKHLVEGKYLFQFMVIDNNGLSGVDTVGVIVKGPTITTLDLSPTNNPNETNVGIYNGQDASNHTSIEEPLCAWTINFIPITVRNLLKFDLSSIPANATITSAQLYLYSDTIPKNGDLVHANSGTDNSFVVQQVATDWSTASVTWFNQPAGLTANQVILPSTNQPFLNMNINVKDMVSSMVSSNANYGFKLFVQNEVLYTCRIFCSSYYSDPSRHPRLIVKYIKH, from the coding sequence ATGAAAACTCATAAATTGATCCCTGTAACCGGGCTGATAGTCTTTTTTGCCCTGGCTGCCTGCCAAAAGAACACCGTAACCCCTACAGTTCAAAAAGTTGTAGCGAAGGCCGAACCCGACGTAACCATAACGTTACCAAAAGATTCGGTGCTGTTGACCGGAACTGATGGCAACCCGGCTGATGTGGCAGTAGGCTATTTGTGGAGCCAGATTTCGGGACCTGGCGAGGCTTCTATCGTGAATGAAAGCTCGGCATCGGCAACTGCAAAACATCTTGTTGAGGGGAAATATTTGTTTCAATTTATGGTTATTGATAACAATGGCCTTAGCGGAGTTGATACTGTTGGCGTGATTGTAAAAGGGCCTACTATAACAACGCTGGATCTTTCGCCAACCAATAATCCTAATGAAACCAATGTTGGTATCTATAACGGTCAGGATGCCAGTAACCATACATCGATAGAAGAACCGCTTTGCGCGTGGACCATCAATTTTATACCCATCACGGTGCGTAATTTATTAAAATTTGACCTGAGCAGTATTCCGGCTAACGCCACTATCACTTCTGCGCAGCTTTATCTATATTCAGATACGATACCCAAAAACGGCGACCTGGTGCATGCAAACTCGGGTACCGATAATTCTTTTGTGGTACAGCAGGTGGCAACAGATTGGAGCACCGCAAGCGTAACCTGGTTTAACCAGCCGGCAGGGTTAACAGCCAACCAGGTAATATTGCCAAGTACAAATCAGCCTTTTTTGAACATGAATATCAATGTAAAAGATATGGTAAGCTCAATGGTGAGCAGTAACGCTAATTACGGGTTTAAGTTATTTGTGCAGAATGAAGTTTTGTATACCTGCCGGATATTCTGTTCGAGCTACTACAGCGACCCTTCGAGACATCCCAGGTTAATAGTGAAGTATATTAAACATTAA
- a CDS encoding type II toxin-antitoxin system VapB family antitoxin, whose amino-acid sequence MRTNIDIDDVLMAKAKKLSNLKTKKAIIEQALKLYVTLENQQKLAELWGKVEIDDKAFE is encoded by the coding sequence ATGAGAACAAATATTGATATCGATGATGTGTTGATGGCAAAGGCAAAAAAATTAAGCAACTTAAAGACTAAAAAAGCCATAATTGAACAGGCATTAAAACTTTATGTTACGCTTGAAAATCAACAGAAACTCGCTGAATTGTGGGGCAAGGTTGAAATAGATGACAAAGCTTTTGAATAA
- a CDS encoding sensor histidine kinase, protein MKRTFVIFYALIIYAVAQLVWWGYMLVTPHARPISMVLCEGSMFILVFTLGAVSLHKTINKERKLQEQKKNFLLSVTHELKSPLASIKILLQTIQKRNLTREQVLDFIEKSLNDVERLDDMVENMLLASKIENQSYTFPKASFNLSVLVDSIVNRLQISKCDCNQMIIDAEIEPKIEITGDKFALTSVVTNLIENAVKYSSPCSAVVVKLFSKDDKVYLEVADQGIGIADNEKARIFDRFYRVGSEETRNTKGTGLGLYIVKEVLDKHHASIKVKDNRPAGSIFEVVFG, encoded by the coding sequence ATGAAAAGGACATTTGTAATTTTTTACGCACTCATCATCTACGCCGTTGCTCAGCTGGTATGGTGGGGGTACATGCTGGTAACACCGCATGCAAGGCCAATCAGCATGGTACTGTGCGAAGGATCGATGTTTATATTGGTTTTTACGCTGGGCGCTGTTAGCCTGCATAAAACCATCAATAAGGAACGTAAGTTACAGGAGCAAAAAAAGAACTTTTTGCTTTCGGTAACACACGAACTGAAATCGCCGCTGGCATCTATAAAAATCCTGCTGCAAACCATTCAGAAGCGTAACCTGACCAGGGAACAAGTGCTTGATTTTATAGAAAAATCGTTGAATGATGTTGAGCGCCTGGATGATATGGTTGAGAATATGTTACTGGCCTCCAAAATCGAAAACCAATCATACACCTTTCCTAAAGCCAGCTTTAACCTTTCGGTTTTGGTAGATAGCATTGTAAACCGTTTGCAAATAAGCAAATGCGATTGCAACCAAATGATCATCGATGCCGAGATTGAACCCAAAATTGAAATCACCGGCGATAAGTTTGCGCTTACATCTGTGGTAACCAATTTAATCGAGAATGCTGTAAAATATTCCAGCCCATGCTCGGCAGTGGTTGTTAAGTTATTTTCAAAAGATGATAAGGTATACCTGGAGGTGGCCGACCAGGGCATTGGCATAGCCGATAACGAAAAAGCCCGTATTTTTGACCGTTTTTACCGTGTGGGCAGCGAGGAAACCCGCAATACCAAGGGAACCGGCCTGGGTTTGTATATAGTAAAAGAGGTGCTGGATAAGCACCATGCCAGTATTAAGGTGAAAGACAACCGCCCCGCTGGTAGTATTTTTGAAGTTGTATTTGGATAA
- the hemB gene encoding porphobilinogen synthase has protein sequence MLQRPRRNRKSEVIRQMVQETHISAANLIFPLFIIDGENQKSEVASMPGIYRYSVDNLLREIESCMKLGLKSFDLFPNIDEALKDTMATESYREESLYLRAIREVKKNFPEACVVTDVAMDPYSSDGHDGIVKNGEILNDETLEVLGKMALAHAQCGADIIAPSDMMDGRVGYIRNVLDQNGFTNVSIMSYSAKYASAFYGPFRDALNSAPKFGDKKTYQMNPANQREALIEANLDELEGADFLMVKPALPYLDVIKLIKDNTELPVAAYNVSGEYAMIKAAVQRGWLNEQRAITEVLTSIRRAGATAILTYHAKEVLENKWL, from the coding sequence ATGTTACAACGACCACGTAGAAACCGTAAAAGTGAAGTAATACGCCAAATGGTGCAGGAAACGCACATAAGCGCGGCCAATTTGATATTCCCCCTGTTTATTATCGATGGCGAGAACCAAAAAAGCGAAGTAGCATCAATGCCGGGTATTTACCGGTACTCTGTAGATAACTTACTGCGCGAAATTGAAAGCTGCATGAAGCTGGGTTTAAAATCATTTGATTTGTTCCCCAATATTGATGAAGCCCTGAAGGATACCATGGCTACCGAAAGCTACCGCGAAGAAAGCCTGTACCTGCGCGCTATTCGTGAAGTTAAAAAGAACTTTCCGGAGGCTTGTGTTGTTACTGATGTGGCGATGGACCCCTACAGCAGCGATGGCCATGACGGCATTGTTAAAAACGGCGAAATATTGAACGACGAAACACTGGAAGTTTTAGGCAAAATGGCTTTGGCACATGCACAATGCGGTGCCGATATTATTGCCCCATCGGACATGATGGATGGCCGCGTGGGATATATCAGGAATGTATTGGACCAAAATGGCTTTACCAACGTTTCTATCATGTCATATTCGGCCAAGTATGCAAGCGCTTTTTATGGTCCGTTTAGGGATGCTTTAAATTCGGCACCCAAGTTTGGTGATAAAAAAACATACCAGATGAACCCTGCCAACCAGCGCGAGGCGTTGATAGAGGCCAATTTAGACGAGTTGGAAGGGGCCGATTTTTTAATGGTAAAACCAGCCCTGCCCTACCTGGATGTGATTAAGTTAATAAAAGATAATACCGAACTACCTGTAGCCGCATACAACGTAAGCGGCGAATATGCCATGATAAAAGCAGCCGTACAACGCGGCTGGCTCAACGAGCAGCGTGCCATAACCGAGGTGCTTACCAGTATCCGCCGGGCAGGCGCAACCGCGATATTGACTTATCATGCTAAGGAAGTTTTGGAAAATAAATGGCTTTAG